A stretch of Cucumis sativus cultivar 9930 chromosome 2, Cucumber_9930_V3, whole genome shotgun sequence DNA encodes these proteins:
- the LOC105435669 gene encoding protein terminal ear1 homolog translates to MIKNIPNQFKRKDLLQLLDSYCQMMNQQRDSRPGFCYTEYDFVYLPMDFMRSWYEGKVSNLGYAFVNFTTSKAATQFSDVYHNYKWDVNVNRKICEITEARIQGKEALKNAFKHKIFWCRNDQYLPVMLFPASNGRRRYRRVNVGRRIPRLPRKPTQESLSSYDDELKCMVICSV, encoded by the exons ATGATTAAAAACATCCCGAATCAGTTCAA GAGGAAGGATCTTCTTCAGTTATTAGACAGTTACTGTCAAATGATGAACCAACAGAGGGATTCTCGACCTGGTTTCTGTTATACCGAATATGATTTCGTTTATTTGCCTATGGATTTCATG AGATCATGGTACGAAGGAAAAGTATCGAATTTGGGTTATGCGTTCGTGAACTTCACTACGTCGAAAGCAGCAACACAGTTCAGTGATGTGTATCATAATTACAAATGGGATGTTAATGTGAACAGGAAGATCTGTGAGATTACTGAGGCTAGGATTCAG GGCAAGGAAGCCCTAAAGAATGCATTCAAGCACAAAATCTTCTGGTGTCGCAACGATCAATATCTGCCTGTAATGTTATTTCCAGCAAGCAATGGTCGACGTCGATACAGAAGGGTTAACGTGGGAAGGCGTATACCTCGTCTTCCTCGCAAGCCCACTCAAGAAAGTTTGAGTAGTTATGATGATGAACTTAAGTGCATGGTTATTTGTAGTGTGTAG